In one window of Miscanthus floridulus cultivar M001 chromosome 12, ASM1932011v1, whole genome shotgun sequence DNA:
- the LOC136495574 gene encoding protein FAR1-RELATED SEQUENCE 5-like, whose translation MPLAMFVGANNNLKNMTFRQALIGDESIGSFKWLFETFKSCMGGQEPHVILTDEDPAMKVAVELVFFKSQHRNCHWHIIRPWEFELDQLYTEHKDKNLKERLESLINYPLGPTQFEVEWEKLVDECGIADHPAIRALWDKRERWIAAYFKGMYCGRMTSTQRSESQNRVLKDGYVSESTSLHMFARRMLDSLQHADHMDAGETHYAQAEVVRACKAKFDEQLCRVYTRPVYQEYKKQYNNSTAFVIRPDLDPQMSNGWLVKHEQGGGSFCWAQHEFRVVADKDNGEYRCECKQWEHTGLFCMHIIRAFTHLQVQKILEKYIRKRYTRSARQEVTWDRHDGVLIGPAASQEQTRMSSLLPKLMKLGRAGSRSDRAYQETNR comes from the exons ATGCCGCTGGCGATGTTTGTTGGAGCCAACAATAACCTCAAGAACATGACCTTCAGACAAGCTCTGATTGGTGATGAATCGATTGGATCATTCAAATGGTTGTTTGAGACGTTCAAGAGTTGCATGGGTGGACAGGAACCTCATGTTATCCTGACGG ACGAAGATCCAGCAATGAAAGTTGCAGTTGAGTTGGTGTTTTTCAAGTCTCAACACAGAAACTGTCACTGGCACATAATAAGGCCTTGGGAGTTTGAGTTGGACCAGCTGTACACCGAGCACAAGGATAAAAACTTGAAGGAAAGGCTTGAATCGTTGATAAACTATCCATTGGGCCCGACGCAATTTGAGGTTGAATGGGAGAAGCTAGTTGATGAGTGTGGCATTGCTGATCATCCTGCCATTAGAGCCCTGTGGGATAAGAGGGAGAGGTGGATAGCTGCTTATTTCAAGGGGATGTATTGTGGTAGGATGACGTCGACGCAACGATCGGAGAGCCAGAATAGGGTGCTCAAAGATGGCTATGTTAGTGAGAGCACTAGCCTGCACATGTTCGCTAGAAGGATGCTAGACTCACTCCAGCACGCTGACCACATGGACGCAGGAGAGACACATTATGCACag GCTGAGGTGGTGCGGGCTTGCAAAGCAAAATTTGATGAGCAGCTATGCAGAGTGTACACTAGACCTGTATACCAAGAGTACAAAAAGCAGTACAATAACAGCACAGCATTTGTCATTCGCCCTGATCTAGACCCACAGATGAGTAATGGGTGGTTGGTGAAGCATGAACAAGGGGGAGGGAGCTTCTGCTGGGCACAACATGAATTCAGGGTGGTTGCTGATAAGGACAATGGTGAATATAGATGCGAATGCAAACAATGGGAACACACAG GCCTATTCTGCATGCATATTATAAGAGCCTTCACCCACCTGCAGGTCCAGAAAATCCTAGAGAAGTACATCCGGAAAAGGTACACTCGTAGTGCGAGGCAAGAAGTTACGTGGGATAGGCATGACGGCGTGCTAATTGGTCCAGCAGCAAGCCAAGAACAGACCCGGATGTCCAGCTTGCTACCTAAGTTGATGAAGCTCGGAAGGGCAGGAAGTAGGTCAGATCGTGCTTATCAAGAGACAAATAGGTAG